Proteins co-encoded in one Pseudophryne corroboree isolate aPseCor3 chromosome 1, aPseCor3.hap2, whole genome shotgun sequence genomic window:
- the LOC135050052 gene encoding paraneoplastic antigen Ma1 homolog, which yields MNQYTSSEAFDWCTRKGVTPERSFVLCGDLIDITDGTIMTEMLFLFVIKQPKISDKQFRENGELCAVLITTSQDLESELLPKVVAVRSNPERRWKIIWPEKEDSERPAEPLVMGDMSFPARRDPSAAVGEGGPSQGTEEKLGNQLEVIADKVVHQLERWHYEGSYRRLRIFSGMLPVPTGEEPYEAWREAAIQQSEEWHCPDHIKKQRIVESLRGPAMGIIQATRKSNPEATVADYFQALEYTYGTLEDVGDLVARFNHTYQETGEKLSQYVYRLDKIIHKIIDKGGLSPAEVNSSRLKQVIRGALTTDPVAQRLRCTALLLGSPTLNDLIKEITQEEALIANREKTHAKAVKVVVPSSETHGSREDKLLTLVEEQNKKMDQLILALNQRMAPSNVASRNSIRGINNGRGNFRRGGDFTSRGCFRCGQLGHRVMNCPLGWGNSEVGTNGQSNNVSIQGIDSGRLAGPSPSPRS from the coding sequence ATGAATCAATATACAAGTAGTGAAGCATTTGATTGGTGCACCAGGAAGGGAGTGACTCCCGAAAGGAGCTTTGTATTGTGTGGGGATCTCATAGACATCACCGATGGAACAATTATGACAGAGATGTTATTCCTTTTTGTGATAAAACAACCAAAGATTTCTGATAAGCAATTCAGGGAAAACGGAGAGTTGTGTGCTGTATTAATAACTACTAGTCAAGACTTAGAGTCTGAGTTGTTACCTAAagtggtggctgtgagatctaacccTGAACGCAGGTGGAAAATTATATGGCCTGAAAAGGAAGACAGTGAAAGACCTGCTGAACCATTAGTTATGGGTGACATGTCTTTTCCGGCTAGACGAGATCCCTCTGCAGCTGTGGGAGAAGGTGGTCCATCACAGGGTACGGAGGAAAAGTTAGGGAATCAGTTAGAAGTTATAGCTgataaagtagtacatcaattAGAAAGATGGCATTATGAGGGGAGTTATAGGCGATTGAGGATTTTCTCAGGAATGCTTCCTGTACCTACTGGCGAGGAACCGTATGAAGCCTGGAGGGAGGCAGCTATACAGCAGTCTGAGGAGTGGCATTGTCCTGATCATATAAAAAAGCAAAGGATTGTAGAAAGTTTAAGGGGACCCGCTATGGGAATCATTCAGGCCACTAGGAAAAGTAATCCTGAGGCCACTGTGGCTGATTACTTCCAGGCCCTGGAATACACCTATGGGACATTGGAAGATGTAGGTGACTTGGTTGCTAGATTCAACCATACTTATCAAGAGACAGGGGAGAAGTTGTCACAGTATGTGTATAGATTGGATAAAATAATCCATAAAATTATAGATAAAGGAGGATTATCTCCTGCTGAGGTTAATAGTAGTAGGTTGAAACAAGTAATTAGAGGAGCTTTAACAACTGACCCTGTGGCACAGCGTTTACGGTGTACCGCTCTGTTATTAGGAAGCCCCACTCTTAATGATTTAATTAAGGAAATTACCCAGGAGGAAGCTTTAATCGCCAATAGGGAAAAGACCCATGCCAAAGCCGTAAAAGTAGTAGTACCCTCCTCTGAGACTCACGGATCAAGGGAGGACAAATTACTTACTTTGgtagaggaacaaaataaaaaaatggaccagCTTATTTTGGCTCTAAATCAAAGGATGGCACCTTCCAATGTAGCTTCCCGTAATTCTATTAGGGGAATTAACAACGGTAGGGGAAATTTTAGGAGAGGTGGAGATTTTACATCCAGAGGGTGTTTCCGATGTGGACAGCTAGGGCATAGGGTTATGAACTGTCCCTTAGGCTGGGGTAATTCGGAAGTGGGAACTAATGGTCAGTCAAATAATGTTTCCATTCAGGGAATCGACAGTGGGAGGCTGGCGGGCCCCTCGCCGTCTCCCAGAAGCTAG